The following are from one region of the Apostichopus japonicus isolate 1M-3 chromosome 17, ASM3797524v1, whole genome shotgun sequence genome:
- the LOC139984798 gene encoding cytochrome P450 2U1-like isoform X2, translating into MAVFVVTCLVGGKNVVILNGIESIKEALVTKGNDFADRPENYAVTLYNPQYLGLFDAHFNETWYNQRHFTHKTLRGFGFGKTSFESKIVEEVEFLIEYFKANQNKPVDICNFITNCVANIICSITFGQRYNHFEDPAFLRAMNCIRDWFTAAGSLTLQMGHIFPFLKPFLGKQVGAVHEAAGKLESFLLAQIAKKQDSADATEEPRDFIESYLQQIKEDKEGKFSLLYLKQNIMDLFAAGTETTSTSLTWAVLYMMTHPNVQENVQKELDEVVGREKLPSYSNRGDCPYTEATLLELQRIISLVPVVPHATTCATTLRGYNLPANCEVWANLWSIHHDPKLYPQPEKFDPRRFLNEDGSLKKNESFMPFGAGRRVCMGESLAKMELFLFFTGMLSQFSFAIPEGTPPPSLEGDLSVTYMPKPFEVVIRERI; encoded by the exons GAGGAAAGAATGTGGTGATACTTAATGGCATTGAGAGTATTAAAGAAGCATTGGTTACCAAGGGCAACGACTTTGCAGACAGGCCAGAAAACTATGCTGTTACACTCTATAATCCCCAATACCTAG GTTTGTTTGATGCTCATTTTAATGAGACTTGGTACAACCAGAGACACTTTACGCACAAGACTCTCCGAGGATTTGGGTTTGGAAAGACTTCGTTCGAGAGCAAAATCGTGGAAGAAGTGGAGTTCCTCATTGAATATTTTAAG GCAAACCAGAATAAGCCGGTGGACATTTGTAACTTCATCACAAATTGTGTGGCCAACATCATCTGTTCCATAACGTTCGGCCAACGTTACAACCACTTTGAGGATCCAGCGTTCCTCAGAGCAATGAACTGCATCCGAGACTGGTTCACTGCAGCGGGTTCCCTGACCCTGCAGATGGGTCACATCTTCCCGTTCCTCAAGCCGTTCCTAGGGAAGCAGGTGGGTGCAGTTCATGAGGCCGCCGGCAAGTTGGAATCGTTCCTGTTGGCGCAGATCGCCAAGAAGCAGGACAGCGCGGATGCCACGGAGGAACCCCGGGATTTCATCGAGAGTTATCTGCAACAGATAAAAGAGGACAAGGAAGGGAAGTTCTCGCTGCTGTATCTCAAGCAAAACATCATGGATTTATTCGCAGCAGGGACCGAAACTACCTCCACGAGTCTGACCTGGGCCGTGCTCTACATGATGACACATCCCAACGTACAGGAGAATGTTCAGAAGGAACTCGATGAA GTTGTAGGGAGAGAGAAACTGCCAAGTTACTCAAACCGGGGGGACTGTCCATACACCGAAGCGACTTTACTCGAGTTGCAGCGGATAATCTCTCTCGTCCCTGTGGTACCGCACGCTACCACTTGCGCTACTACACTGAGGGGGTACAACTTACCAGCAAATTGTGAAGTTTGGGCAAACCTTTG GTCGATTCACCATGACCCAAAACTTTACCCTCAACCCGAAAAGTTTGACCCTCGTCGGTTCCTGAATGAAGATGGCTCCCTGAAGAAGAACGAAAGCTTTATGCCGTTTGGTGCag GTCGTCGAGTTTGTATGGGCGAATCTCTGGCCAAGATGGaactctttcttttcttcaccGGCATGCTGAGTCAGTTTTCGTTTGCCATCCCAGAGGGTACCCCTCCGCCGAGCCTAGAGGGTGATTTGTCTGTAACCTACATGCCTAAGCCTTTTGAGGTGGTAATTAGGGAAAGGATCTAA